One window of the Eucalyptus grandis isolate ANBG69807.140 chromosome 6, ASM1654582v1, whole genome shotgun sequence genome contains the following:
- the LOC104450040 gene encoding splicing factor YJU2, with the protein MGERKVLNKYYPPDFDPSKLPRARRPKNQQIKVRMMLPMSIRCTTCGNYISKGTKFNSRKEDVMGETYLGIQIFRFYFKCTKCSAELTMKTDPQNSDYVVESGASRNFEPWRERDEVVENEKRKREAEEMGDAMKSLENRTLDSKREMDILAALDEMKSMRSRHATVSVDAMLEALQHTSAVKEKKLEEEDEALIKSIVFHTSKDFVHRIEDEDSEDEENLSPLSAGNHESANGTLKKRKLSEEFPDKPTDTLTKATASDFLDDRGNFGGSKDRSERKLLSNSLVQIAVVKKVAPTSSVSASAKIEETKKEDKNGGLSIGLQSLCQSYGSSDDDD; encoded by the exons atgggagaaCGGAAGGTGCTGAACAAGTATTACCCGCCGGATTTCGACCCTTCGAAGCTGCCTAGGGCTCGGCGGCCCAAGAACCAGCAGATCAAGGTCCGGATGATGCTTCCGATGAGCATCCGGTGCACCACCTGCGGCAATTACATCTCCAAGGGGACCAAGTTCAATTCCAGAAAGGAGGACGTGATGGGCGAG ACGTATTTGGGGATCCAGATATTCAGGTTTTACTTCAAATGCACCAAGTGCTCTGCCGAGCTCACCATGAAGACCGATCCCCAGAATTCGGATTACGTTGTGGAGTCGGGGGCGTCGAGAAATTTCGAGCCCTGGCGTGAGCGGGACGAG GTGGTGgagaatgagaaaaggaagagggagGCTGAAGAGATGGGCGACGCCATGAAGTCGCTGGAGAATCGGACGTTGGATTCCAAGAGAGAGATGGATATTCTTGCGGCGCTCGATGAGATGAAATCCATGAGA TCTCGACATGCAACTGTGAGCGTAGATGCAATGCTAGAGGCCTTACAACACACATCTGCTGTAAAG GAAAAGAAActggaggaagaggatgaagcGCTGATTAAATCAATAGTATTCCAT ACATCCAAAGATTTTGTCCATAGGATTGAAGATGAGGATTCTGAGGATGAGGAAAATTTGTCTCCACTTTCTGCTGGTAATCACGAATCGGCGAACGGTACTCTCAAG AAGAGGAAATTGTCTGAGGAATTTCCAGACAAGCCAACAGATACCTTGACAAAAGCTACTGCCAGTGACTTCTTAGATGACAGAG GAAATTTTGGTGGTTCGAAAGACCGGAGCGAGAGAAAATTGTTGTCAAATTCTTTGGTGCAGATTGCTGTGGTAAAGAAAGTGGCTCCAACATCCAGCGTTAGTGCTTCAGCAAAAATAGAAGAGACTAAAAAAGAGGATAAGAATGGTGGTCTGAGCATTGGACTACAATCATTGTGTCAAAGCTATGGAAGTAGTGACGATGATGATTGA